A single region of the Salvia splendens isolate huo1 chromosome 18, SspV2, whole genome shotgun sequence genome encodes:
- the LOC121775798 gene encoding uncharacterized protein LOC121775798: MSVTQGSIDTGHSECKKRKAVDGMEGVLALLSKMHEDTIATLQHLSTRIGYAVDLSKMRRELFNLLGNIPDLSLDDKFDVCEALGEKPERLDLFMGLPDSVKPAYVSRVLKQKRQNKQAL; this comes from the exons ATGAGTGTGACCCAAG GTAGCATCGATACGGGGCATAGTGAGTGTAAAAAACGCAAGGCAGTGGACGGGATGGAAGGTGTTCTTGCATTACTTAGTAAAATGCACGAGGATACAATTGCTACACTACAACATTTGTCTACTCGAATCGGATATGCGGTTGATTTAAGCAAAATGAGAAGGGAGTTGTTCAATCTCTTGGGTAATATACCCGATCTTTCACTCGATGACAAATTCGATGTTTGTGAGGCTCTTGGAGAAAAACCAGAGCGCCTTGATCTGTTTATGGGGCTGCCTGATTCTGTGAAACCTGCATACGTCTCGCGTGTTCTTAAGCAGAAGCGTCAGAATAAGCAAGCTTTGTAA
- the LOC121776896 gene encoding protein FAR-RED ELONGATED HYPOCOTYL 3-like, translating into MEMSDEAQDTVTPDCKLELKPYVGQTIVCNRQDEKWDVDEEGSSTKRRRRSSRCHCNAKLTLKYSIDSGSPRYVVSNFVELDNHEMVDKKHEFLGDYDSVGCTVTDIRNGKRDILQEMKGADVQMILNQMEEKKNTCDGFHYEFQQGSNGKLLSLFWCDAVLRNNYKMFGNIVSFDTTYSTNRYCMVFGPFTGKENPRCPVTFGVGFVSNEGADSFSWLLSEFVECMGFTPKLIITDQDWGMKLAIEQLLFEKHVAAMHTDRIFQQVQDEIVEAHRHCRMSHFEIEDNTDIYTIVDNHRNKGVVRHEVGTESYHCDCKLFLRRGISCCHIFWLFKNHDMKEIPETYLGTRWLKTSLLKSVYNDPSEEASSSSASHVDDKHVVATKLHSLYFHLFQRAQSNGEDIYALFDGMEELSQKLFGDTVPSVSSMSKEQRIENLYGSARPSVVSVNPPNVVSTKGSCSRSGRRN; encoded by the exons ATGGAGATGTCTGACGAAGCTCAAG ATACAGTTACCCCAGATTGCAAACTCGAGCTGAAACCTTACGTTGGTCAG ACTATTGTATGCAACAGGCAAGATGAAAAGTGGGATGTCGACGAAGAGGGTAGTTCTACCAAACGTAGACGTCGTTCTAGCAGATGTCATTGCAATGCCAAACTTACGTTGAAGTATTCAATCGATTCCGGCAGTCCTCGCTATGTTGTTAGCAACTTTGTAGAACTAGACAATCACGAGATGGTCGATAAAAAGCAT GAGTTCCTGGGTGACTATGATTCTGTTGGTTGCACCGTTACTGACATACGGAATGGCAAGCGTGACATATTGCAAGAAATGAAAGGCGCTGATGTCCAAATGATTTTAAATCAaatggaggagaagaagaacaCCTGTGATGGTTTCCATTACGAATTCCAGCAAGGTAGTAATGGGAAGTTACTTAGTCTTTTTTGGTGTGACGCTGTGTTGCGAAATAACTACAAGATGTTCGGTAACATTGTATCCTTTGATACTACGTACTCAACAAACAG GTATTGCATGGTGTTTGGGCCATTCACTGGAAAAGAAAACCCCAGATGCCCTGTTACGTTTGGCGTCGGCTTCGTGTCAAATGAGGGCGCTGACTCATTCTCTTGGTTGCTCAGTGAGTTTGTCGAATGTATGGGTTTCACGCCTAAGTTGATAATAACCGACCAGGATTGGGGGATGAAACTTGCTATAGAAC AGTTGTTATTTGAGAAACACGTAGCGGCTATGCATACAGATCGCATCTTTCAGCAAGTTCAAGATGAGATCGTCGAGGCTCATCGACATTGCAGAATGTCTCACTTTGAGATAGAGGACAATACTGATATTTACACAATAGTGGACAACCATCGGAACAAAGGTGTCGTCCGTCATGAAGTTGGCACCGAATCGTACCACTGCGATTGCAAGTTGTTTCTGCGGCGTGGAATATCATGTTGCCACATTTTCTGGTTGTTCAAAAACCATGACATGAAAGAAATACCAGAAACATATCTTGGTACAAGGTGGCTGAAGACGTCTTTGTTGAAATCAGTATACAATGATCCTAGTGAGGAGGCATCATCATCTTCAG CTTCACACGTGGATGATAAACATGTTGTAGCAACCAAACTACATTCATTATACTTTCATCTATTTCAACGAGCACAGAGCAATGGCGAGGACATTTATGCATTATTCGACGGAATGGAAGAGCTAAGTCAAAAACTCTTCGGGGATACAGTACCTTCAGTGTCTTCCATGAGTAAAGAACAAAGGATTGAGAATCTGTACGGGTCAGCTCGACCGAGTGTTGTTAGCGTGAACCCTCCCAATGTAGTCAGTACAAAGGGATCATGCAGCAGgtctggaagaagaaattga
- the LOC121776895 gene encoding uncharacterized protein LOC121776895 codes for MGKPTSTTAEAPSITHFSHPHPLLLSNNPPTQHCSACNLPTPAAAATYVCIINSCSFGLHPKCSLLPHQISHPFDHQHALTLYPRPVYPEGLFNCDACGNRGGAFSYHCSPCGVDLHTTCASLPLSLTHRLHNHALALTFSAPYLGNSFSCDVCKKLGSKTWLYRCAACEFDVHLTCVAAVVPPPLQRPRPAQNRPNNQGGRVAAAQPVYGGARPVNTLGNQILLAAVEGAAGGVAQTATGVIFQELFGVGGGGGGGGNGFCVDVLGMDGRASVDGAAAEMDHTSIGLS; via the coding sequence ATGGGGAAGCCAACCAGCACCACCGCAGAGGCACCTTCCATCACCCATTTCAGCCACCCACACCCCCTCCTTCTCTCCAACAACCCCCCAACCCAGCACTGCTCCGCCTGCAATCTCCCCACCCCCGCGGCAGCAGCAACCTACGTCTGCATAATCAACAGCTGCAGCTTCGGGCTCCACCCGAAATGCAGCCTGCTCCCGCACCAGATCAGCCACCCCTTCGACCACCAGCACGCCCTCACCCTCTACCCGAGGCCCGTCTACCCGGAGGGCCTCTTCAACTGCGACGCCTGCGGCAACCGCGGCGGCGCCTTCTCCTACCACTGCAGCCCCTGCGGCGTCGACCTCCACACCACCTGCGCCTCCCTGCCGCTCAGCCTCACCCACCGCCTCCACAATCACGCCCTCGCCCTCACCTTCTCCGCGCCCTACCTGGGGAACTCCTTCTCCTGCGACGTCTGCAAGAAGCTTGGCTCTAAAACGTGGCTCTACCGCTGCGCCGCCTGCGAATTCGACGTCCATTTGACCTGCGTCGCCGCCGTCGTTCCTCCGCCTCTGCAGCGCCCGAGACCGGCGCAGAATCGTCCGAATAATCAGGGAGGACGAGTGGCGGCGGCGCAGCCGGTTTATGGAGGTGCGAGGCCGGTGAATACGCTGGGGAATCAGATATTGCTTGCGGCGGTGGAAGGAGCTGCCGGCGGCGTGGCTCAGACGGCGACGGGGGTTATTTTTCAGGAATTGTTTGGCGTTGGCGGAGgcggagggggaggaggtaatGGCTTTTGTGTGGATGTTTTGGGGATGGACGGTAGAGCAAGTGTTGACGGAGCGGCGGCGGAGATGGATCATACTAGCATTGGATTATCTTGA
- the LOC121776481 gene encoding uncharacterized protein LOC121776481 — protein MALVTKMSDIERETIKIGKQQINHFSHRHPLEAAEVHDGDDKLGACAGCEHEIVGPAYVCTKGTCSFVLHDLCSDLPRHHRHRCHPGHPLSLLPSPPYSDCEFTCDACGESGHGFTYHCATCKFDLHVECAALPETVKRSDHHHDFVLMTNLDGGDLVCCGCDDDRVAKGGWMYCCLDCKLGLHLACAETC, from the coding sequence ATGGCTTTGGTGACAAAAATGAGTGATATTGAGAGAGAAACAATCAAGATAGGGAAGCAGCAAATCAACCATTTCAGCCACCGGCACCCGCTGGAGGCGGCGGAGGTCCACGACGGCGACGACAAATTAGGAGCGTGCGCGGGGTGCGAGCACGAGATCGTGGGGCCGGCGTACGTGTGCACGAAGGGCACGTGCAGCTTCGTCCTCCACGACCTCTGCTCCGACCTCCCGcgccaccaccgccaccgcTGCCACCCCGGCCACCCGCTCTCCCTCCTCCCCTCGCCGCCGTACAGCGACTGCGAGTTCACGTGCGACGCGTGCGGGGAGTCGGGGCACGGGTTCACGTACCACTGCGCCACCTGCAAGTTCGACCTCCACGTGGAGTGCGCCGCGCTGCCGGAGACCGTCAAGCGGAGCGATCATCACCATGATTTCGTGCTGATGACGAATTTGGACGGTGGGGATTTGGTGTGCTGCGGCTGCGATGATGATCGTGTGGCTAAGGGTGGATGGATGTATTGTTGCTTGGATTGTAAATTAGGTTTGCATTTGGCTTGTGCGGAGACTTGTTAA
- the LOC121777422 gene encoding uncharacterized protein LOC121777422 → MESDNVVERRASWEKSEVVSTFCEEMDGQFNGTGTFDIIQYDLIFFPISSKRHYYLVCFSLKTGVADVLDHVVPENGIPDWAKYERDLDLLRDYLSFYLKSKGHEELSDFILNERSTRLLDLPWKTSHPTNDSGVFLTRHMETYMGNHANLMTMGLQGVSVRLLQILRGRYCKAMLLAPFNDCKERFSSYLSNYINVTPNFRTDYARQVNGMLNPSNEQHNQPARKKSKLN, encoded by the exons ATGGAG TCAGACAATGTGGTTGAACGGAGAGCTAGTTGGGAAAAATCTGAAGTTGTGTCTACATTCTGTGAGGAAATGGATGGTCAATTCAACGGCACAGGAACTTTTGACATCATACAATATGATTTG ATTTTTTTCCCAATATCTTCAAAGAGGCATTACTATTTGGTGTGCTTTTCATTGAAGACTGGGGTTGCGGATGTGCTAGACCATGTTGTGCCCGAGAACGGTATTCCAGATTGGGCCAAATATGAGAGAGACTTGGATCTACTA AGGGATTATCTCAGTTTTTATCTCAAGTCAAAGGGACACGAGGAACTGTCTGATTTCATACTCAATGAGCGTAGTACGCGCTTGCTGGACTTGCCATGGAAGACAAGCCATCCAACGAATGACTCGGGGGTATTCCTGACGAGACACATGGAGACTTACATGGGTAACCATGCCAATTTAATGACAATGGGTCTTCAAGGAGTTAGTGTGAGGCTTCTGCAGATTCTGAGGGGGAGATATTGCAAGGCCATGCTCCTTGCACCGTTCAACGATTGCAAAGAAAGGTTCTCGTCCTACCTTAGTAATTACATCAACGTGACTCCTAACTTCAGGACAGATTACGCGAGGCAAGTGAATGGCATGTTGAACCCCAGCAACGAGCAGCACAATCAGCCCGCAAGGAAGAAAAGCAAGTTGAATTGA